The following coding sequences are from one Candidatus Borkfalkia ceftriaxoniphila window:
- a CDS encoding zinc ribbon domain-containing protein: MIIQDLLRYQETDGKLRTIEQEIAASDERKKYMTARKFLEKAPEKLEALDAKAAELKHIFELLTDKYAEIADTIKDYENLDEMVEQGAEVSFYKKNASQIMDSLKALKAEISKLSSRIEAAKTEFAAAKKQTIAMQKQYKEYREKYLEVKNARADEISAIEAELNKLSKSIPAETMAKYNLKRKEKLFPVVCEVQGNRCPQCGMELSIAEISQLSDGKFVECDSCRRVLFTKK, from the coding sequence ATGATAATACAGGATTTATTGCGGTATCAGGAAACGGACGGCAAATTGAGAACGATTGAACAGGAGATCGCGGCGTCCGATGAAAGGAAAAAATATATGACGGCGCGCAAATTTTTGGAAAAAGCGCCCGAAAAACTCGAAGCGCTTGACGCAAAAGCCGCGGAACTCAAACATATTTTCGAATTGTTGACGGATAAGTACGCGGAGATCGCGGATACCATCAAAGACTACGAAAATCTCGACGAAATGGTGGAGCAGGGCGCGGAAGTTTCTTTTTATAAAAAGAACGCCTCGCAGATCATGGACAGTTTGAAAGCGCTCAAAGCGGAAATTTCCAAATTGTCGTCCCGCATCGAAGCGGCGAAAACGGAATTTGCGGCCGCCAAAAAACAGACCATCGCCATGCAGAAACAGTACAAGGAATACAGGGAAAAGTATCTCGAAGTCAAGAATGCCCGCGCGGACGAGATCAGCGCTATCGAAGCGGAATTGAATAAACTTTCCAAAAGCATTCCCGCGGAAACCATGGCAAAATACAATCTCAAACGCAAGGAGAAATTATTCCCCGTCGTCTGCGAAGTGCAGGGCAACCGTTGTCCGCAGTGCGGTATGGAACTTTCCATCGCGGAAATTTCCCAATTATCCGACGGAAAATTCGTCGAATGCGACAGTTGCCGGAGAGTTTTGTTTACAAAAAAATAG
- a CDS encoding leucine-rich repeat domain-containing protein, translating to MGWFANNGEDEVCISDEKGVSLSPYSKTDSITVYAKWDFNYIYSETDIDIIIIEYIGAEKEVIVPDFINEKPVTEIADYAFEENDYIEIVALQNNLTFIGEFAFNGCSNLTEIFLGKSVRNIRYCAFYNCVNLDKVYYNNYFENWFNLSFSNEYSNPIYYSENLYVLDDYGNYMSAIGGYVSVTKVNNYAFINCKTLEEVYFHNKVTVGIYAFSGCDNLTIHYLAEH from the coding sequence TTGGGATGGTTTGCAAATAATGGGGAAGATGAAGTGTGCATATCAGATGAAAAAGGTGTTTCACTTTCGCCATATAGCAAAACAGATTCAATAACTGTATATGCTAAATGGGATTTTAATTACATATATTCAGAGACCGATATAGATATTATAATCATTGAATATATTGGTGCTGAAAAAGAAGTCATTGTGCCAGACTTTATAAATGAAAAACCTGTAACAGAAATAGCGGATTACGCATTCGAAGAAAATGATTACATTGAGATAGTAGCACTACAAAACAATTTAACCTTTATTGGAGAGTTCGCTTTTAATGGGTGTTCAAATCTGACGGAAATTTTTTTGGGAAAGTCTGTAAGAAATATTCGTTATTGTGCTTTTTATAACTGTGTAAATCTTGATAAAGTTTACTATAATAATTATTTCGAAAATTGGTTCAATTTAAGTTTCTCAAATGAATATTCAAACCCAATATATTATTCGGAAAATTTGTATGTTTTGGACGACTATGGCAATTACATGTCCGCTATAGGTGGGTATGTTTCTGTAACAAAAGTAAACAATTATGCCTTTATAAACTGTAAAACTTTAGAGGAAGTGTATTTTCATAATAAGGTTACAGTTGGAATATACGCATTTTCAGGCTGTGATAATCTTACAATACATTATCTTGCCGAGCATTAA
- a CDS encoding DUF421 domain-containing protein yields the protein MLFGIHPLGWVFINSFVAFIYLFIISKILGKKQIAQLEFIDYTVGISLGSIAAEMSFDSDTPFYYYLIAMTIFFLLALLVAIVGRKTTFFKRILKGKPSTLIYEGKIDYKQLSKNKIDVNDLLSMLREKNYFDVRDVAYAIFEPSGELSVLPKGNQKPVVIEDIDKEAVQPASLSNVLIVDGVVSKSGLSELGKDVKWLFERLDIRSRYKLNDIIYASYDSESDSFDVHYKDR from the coding sequence ATGTTATTCGGAATCCATCCCCTCGGCTGGGTGTTCATCAACTCATTCGTGGCATTTATTTACTTGTTTATCATCTCTAAAATTCTGGGCAAAAAGCAGATCGCTCAGTTGGAATTCATCGACTATACGGTGGGCATCTCTTTGGGCTCCATTGCCGCCGAAATGTCCTTCGATTCCGATACACCGTTCTATTACTATCTGATCGCAATGACTATCTTTTTCCTTTTGGCGCTGCTCGTGGCGATCGTCGGACGCAAGACCACTTTCTTCAAGCGTATATTAAAGGGCAAGCCTTCCACGCTCATCTACGAGGGAAAGATCGATTATAAACAGTTGAGCAAGAACAAGATCGACGTCAACGATCTTCTCTCTATGCTCCGCGAGAAAAATTATTTCGACGTGCGCGACGTGGCGTACGCGATCTTCGAACCGAGCGGAGAACTGTCAGTCCTTCCCAAGGGCAACCAGAAACCCGTCGTCATCGAAGACATCGACAAAGAGGCCGTCCAGCCCGCTTCACTGAGTAACGTTCTCATCGTCGACGGAGTCGTTTCCAAGTCGGGCTTGAGCGAACTCGGCAAAGACGTCAAATGGCTGTTCGAGCGGCTTGATATCCGCAGCAGGTACAAACTGAACGATATCATCTACGCCTCCTACGATTCGGAAAGCGATTCGTTCGACGTTCATTATAAAGATCGGTAA